In Schaalia sp. JY-X169, the following are encoded in one genomic region:
- the rplW gene encoding 50S ribosomal protein L23, whose translation MSLEATKNPRDIILKPVVTEKSSLSQDEGKYTFEVDPRANKTEIKNAIEDLFGVKVEKVATQNRQGKAFRRRDGLGRRKNVKRAIVTVREGSIDIFGESGI comes from the coding sequence GTGAGCCTCGAAGCAACAAAGAATCCGCGTGACATCATCTTGAAGCCCGTCGTGACTGAGAAGTCATCACTGAGCCAGGATGAAGGAAAGTACACGTTTGAAGTTGACCCCAGGGCCAACAAGACGGAAATCAAGAACGCGATCGAAGATCTCTTTGGCGTGAAGGTTGAGAAGGTAGCGACTCAGAACCGTCAGGGCAAGGCTTTCCGCCGCCGTGATGGTCTTGGACGTCGCAAGAACGTCAAGCGTGCGATCGTCACTGTCCGCGAAGGTTCCATCGACATTTTCGGTGAGTCCGGGATCTAG